In the Spirochaetia bacterium 38H-sp genome, ACTCTGGGAATAGTTGGGGCAGGACGCATAGGTACTGCTATGGCTCTAAAGTCAAGAGGATTTGATATGCAGGTTTTGTATCATGACGAGCATAAGAATGAGGTAATGGAAGAAAAACTTGGTGCAAAGCAGGTGGATATGGATACTCTTCTTAAAGAATCTGATTTTATAAGTATACATGCACCTCTTCTTCCTTCTACAAGGCATATGTTTGATATGCAAGCTTTTAAGAAAATGAAGAATAGTGCATATCTTATAAATACTGCAAGAGGTCCTCTCATCAATGAGAGTGAGCTGGCAACAGCTTTAAAGTCAGGCCTTATTGCAGGAGCAGGGCTTGATGTATACGAGTTTGAACCCAAAGTTACAGAAGATTTATTGTCTCTTAACAATGTTGTCCTCTGTCCTCACATAGCCTCCGCAACAACAACTGCAAGAACCAACATGGCGTTAATAGCTGCAAGGAACCTCCTCGCCATGTTAAAGGGCGAAAAAGCTCCGCAGTGTATCAATCCAA is a window encoding:
- a CDS encoding D-glycerate dehydrogenase, coding for MSKKWKVYVTRQIPHAGIELLQKECVVLVNPYDRPLTREELLENIKDADGVLCLLTDKIDVEVFDTAKKAKGFANYAVGYDNMDVEEATKRGIPLSNTPGVLTDATADMAWALLFAVARRIVEADKFLRSGSWGGWGPMQFLGADIQGKTLGIVGAGRIGTAMALKSRGFDMQVLYHDEHKNEVMEEKLGAKQVDMDTLLKESDFISIHAPLLPSTRHMFDMQAFKKMKNSAYLINTARGPLINESELATALKSGLIAGAGLDVYEFEPKVTEDLLSLNNVVLCPHIASATTTARTNMALIAARNLLAMLKGEKAPQCINPKVYGDN